A single region of the Longimicrobium sp. genome encodes:
- a CDS encoding sigma-70 family RNA polymerase sigma factor, whose amino-acid sequence MTESDALLIERVRRGDGGAFDALMRRHMRAAYAVALAHTGERADAEDVCQDAFVTALERLDEVRRPEAFVGWLLQIVRNRAHNLRRRERVRRALPLDAAVEAPSRARGPGSDAEDAELRERLADALTHLTPTQREVVLLYDVQGWTHREIADAVGTSEGAARVHLHHARRALRALLGPTYREEPS is encoded by the coding sequence ATGACCGAATCCGACGCCCTTCTCATCGAGCGGGTCCGCCGTGGAGACGGCGGCGCCTTCGACGCGCTGATGCGCCGCCACATGCGGGCGGCGTACGCGGTGGCGCTGGCGCACACCGGCGAGCGCGCCGACGCCGAGGACGTGTGCCAGGACGCCTTCGTGACCGCGCTGGAGCGGCTGGACGAGGTCCGCCGTCCCGAGGCGTTCGTGGGGTGGCTGCTGCAGATCGTGCGCAACCGCGCCCACAACCTGCGCCGCCGCGAGCGCGTGCGCCGCGCGCTGCCGCTGGACGCGGCCGTGGAGGCGCCGTCGCGCGCCCGCGGCCCCGGGAGCGACGCCGAGGACGCGGAGCTGCGCGAGCGCCTGGCCGACGCGCTCACGCACCTGACACCCACGCAGCGCGAGGTGGTGCTGCTGTACGACGTGCAGGGGTGGACGCACCGCGAGATCGCCGACGCGGTGGGCACCAGCGAGGGCGCCGCGCGCGTTCACCTGCACCATGCCCGGCGGGCGCTGCGCGCGCTGCTCGGGCCGACATACCGCGAGGAACCGTCATGA
- a CDS encoding endonuclease III, with product MPRLPFDINAVIRRIRAAVKPYPRAALFELRDEGFGSAFEQLAACLISIRTRDEVTLPTARRLFARARTPKQVAALTVGEVDELIGTCAFHEAKARQIHAIAQVCVAEHGGQVPCDEATILGFSGVGPKCGNLVLGIACGQPRIGVDIHVHRVTNRWGYVAAPNPEATMAALQEVLPTKYHVEINELLVPFGKHVCTGRAPKCSTCPVLEWCRQVGVTEHR from the coding sequence ATGCCCAGACTCCCCTTCGACATCAACGCGGTCATCCGGCGCATCCGCGCGGCCGTGAAGCCGTATCCCCGCGCGGCGCTGTTCGAGCTGCGCGACGAGGGGTTCGGCAGCGCGTTCGAGCAGCTGGCCGCGTGCCTCATCTCCATCCGCACGCGCGACGAGGTGACGCTGCCGACGGCCCGGCGCCTCTTCGCCCGCGCGCGCACGCCGAAGCAGGTCGCCGCGCTGACGGTGGGCGAGGTGGACGAGCTGATCGGCACCTGCGCCTTCCACGAGGCCAAGGCGCGGCAGATCCACGCGATCGCGCAGGTGTGCGTCGCGGAGCACGGCGGCCAGGTGCCGTGCGACGAGGCGACGATCCTCGGCTTCTCGGGGGTCGGGCCCAAGTGCGGCAACCTCGTCCTCGGCATCGCCTGCGGACAGCCCAGGATCGGCGTGGACATCCACGTGCACCGCGTCACCAACCGCTGGGGCTACGTCGCCGCCCCCAATCCCGAGGCGACGATGGCGGCGCTGCAGGAGGTGCTTCCCACCAAGTACCACGTGGAGATCAACGAGCTGCTGGTGCCCTTCGGCAAGCACGTCTGCACCGGCCGCGCGCCGAAGTGCTCCACCTGCCCCGTGCTGGAGTGGTGCCGCCAGGTCGGCGTGACGGAGCACCGGTAG